One genomic window of Quercus lobata isolate SW786 chromosome 9, ValleyOak3.0 Primary Assembly, whole genome shotgun sequence includes the following:
- the LOC115961324 gene encoding protein FAR1-RELATED SEQUENCE 5-like, whose product MLPSQRIITDIQAIEIELADNSGIPPKLAHELMSRQVGGRENLGFTKQDHKNYLRTKRKIDLQQGEVGGLLNYFLSQVSENPSFFFRVQLDVEDQITNIFWADAKMIFDYGIYGDVVFFDTTYRTNKECRPFGAFVGVNHQYQLVVFGASLLYDETSQSFEWLFHTFFECMSGKKPKTIFIDRDPAMAKAISLVMLETYHRLCLWHIYQNAIKNLNHLFKSQKTFNADFRSCIYDGEYEEEFISAWENMLENMIFKKMNGCKIYLKCEKSRLWCMGEIHFLVVDDVRYNEVCANYDMSQKIPTLKVNVPLLKHARDIYTGAIFTMFQDEFEKSLMVVVDSHILKVLDEMKIKLMIPEQFILKRWTKNARAGTVLDIHECEVQNDPKLEMRARYRNLCTTYVRLMGKAAESKEASDFILSLATHAAKYFPRLALKKESKYNITVIVMTLERHNEETARFKHKV is encoded by the exons ATGTTACCTTCTCAAAGAATTATTACTGATATTCAAGCTATTGAAATTGAGTTGGCAGATAATTCAGGTATACCACCTAAATTGGCACATGAATTGATGAGTCGTCAAGTTGGAGGTAGAGAAAATCTTGGTTTTACTAAGCAAGATCATAAGAATTATTTGAGGACTAAGAGGAAAATAGATTTGCAGCAAGGTGAAGTTGGGGGtcttttgaattattttcttaGTCAAGTATCAGAAAATCCATCATTCTTTTTTCGAGTTCAATTGGATGTTGAAGACCAAATCACTAACATATTCTGGGCTGATGCTAAAATGATTTTCGACTATGGTATATATGGTGATGTGGTATTCTTTGACACAACTTACAGGACCAATAAAGAGTGTCGACCTTTTGGAGCATTTGTTGGAGTAAATCATCAATATCAGCTAGTTGTATTTGGGGCCTCTTTGTTATATGATGAAACTAGTCAGTCATTTGAATGGCTGTTTCATACATTTTTTGAGTGTATGTCCGGTAAAAAGCCAAAGACAATATTTATTGACCGAGATCCTGCAATGGCAAAGGCAATATCTTTAGTGATGCTAGAGACTTATCATAGATTGTGCTTATGGCATATTTATCAAAATGCGATTAAAAATCTTAATCATCTATTTAAGAGCCAAAAAACCTTCAATGCTGATTTTAGAAGTTGCATATATGATGGTGAGTATGAAGAGGAGTTCATTAGTGCTTGGGAGAATATGTTGGAAAATATGATCTTCAAGAAAATGAATGGTTGCAAGATCTATTTAAAGTGCGAGAAAAGTAGGCTATGGTGTATGGGAGAAATACATTTTCT GGTTGTTGATGATGTCCGTTATAATGAAGTTTGTGCAAACTATGACATGAGCCAAAAAATTCCCACTTTGAAGGTTAATGTTCCTTTGTTGAAACATGCCAGAGATATCTACACAGGAGCTATTTTTACTATGTTCCAAGATGAGTTCGAAAAGTCATTGATGGTGGTTGTTGACAG CCATATTTTGAAAGTACTCGATGAGATGAAGATTAAGTTGATGATCCCTGAACAATTCATATTGAAGAGATGGACCAAGAATGCAAGGGCTGGAACTGTCTTGGATATTCATGAGTGTGAGGTACAAAATGACCCTAAGCTAGAAATGCGAGCTCGTTATAGAAATTTATGCACCACTTATGTTAGATTGATGGGTAAAGCTGCTGAATCTAAAGAGGCATCTGATTTCATTCTAAGTCTTGCAA CTCATGCAGCAAAGTATTTCCCAAGGCTTGCACTCAAAAAGGAAAGCAAATACAACATCACTGTCATAGTGATGACTCTAGAGAGGCACAATGAAGAAACTGCAAGATTCAAACACAAAGTCTAA